The Crassostrea angulata isolate pt1a10 chromosome 1, ASM2561291v2, whole genome shotgun sequence nucleotide sequence AACGTTTGTtcccaaaaaaaaatagcatcATCTAAGAACCTTTTGGTCTCCATCGAAGATTTCCCTGCGTGCACATAAAATTGGATGAAGGCCCGGTGCTCTAAGATGTCAAAGTTGATTCATTTTTCGAGCGTTGTTCGTCCAAATTCGGCGATTAAACAGTCTgaaattcttcaatttaattgaaacttaCAAAATGACCTTGATTATTCATTGTAATGTCAAATGAAATATCGTTCTTTTTTATGCGCTTAAAAGGTACATTTTCATATTATGGAAAAATGcgtacaaacaataaaaattaaaaaatctgaaatgCACCGTGAagcatattttatcaaaataattaagctGTATATTGTGGCGTTGTACCGGAAATCGATCCAggggttttaaaattttttttagaaggcattcttttatataaaatggCGGTAAAACAATGGATTACGCGAATAAGTTTTATCAGTTTTGTTTTTGGTAAGAATTGTCCCATTCTACCTTAATATTGCCGTTGTATTACTATCTACTAGTATAGTTATTTCATATGTGATAAATTGCTgccatttgaaaatatttttaactcttCAAATGaagtaaacttttttttgttcaaatgaagtaaACTACTAgtaaattaaattacatgtaaatccttTGCATTTCCTAATagtctaatttattttattttctaaatggaGGCAAGGAAACTGATTCGTATTTTTATGTCTGTAAAGATGGAAACCACGAGCGTATTataattctataattaataTTCTGTAACCACTTGTCATCGTACCAcctagttttatttttgttttcaggcgtttcctttaaaataataatgactAAAAGACAAActaattaagtttttttcttcaagattTAATTGAGTATGTGAGAATGGATTGATTGATTAATGTATACATTATATTGCTTTATTCCGTGTGATTTAGCGGGCAATTTCTGCGCTGGTTACGACTTAAAGGCCCTGTCAGAAGCCGAGACGCAAAATTTACCCGGTGATCCCGCCAACGAGGAGATTGGGCCGATGGTTTGTATAtatgtactatatatatatatatatatatatatatacgtgatatattcataaatctagcgataataaataaaatttcattagaGCCATGGGATATTTAAAAGATACAtacataaagaaataaaatcagtCTATCAACTCGCAATGCAaactttttgtttgtcaatgatgaattcttaggagctaataagaacgtCAAAGACGAGTGTGGCtcaattcatttgtcccaagagGGCCGTTATTTGGgccatggtttagatggagcatgtgtttagggaaaATTGATTATCTGTAAAATGGGCAGCGGTTTGTGGGTTATTTTGATACTATTTCATATAGACGAAAACCAAGAGTTTCTattattataaggaaataaattgtACCATTATTTATgaagaaatgaattattttgagAAATGATACTAAGAAGCTGTTTAAATTTAGtagtgaaataaaatgataaagtgACCCTATAGGGCATTACTGTAAATAAAATTCAGAGTCATTAAAATGATGGTtgtgttttacaatttttaaaattgtttgtaatattaaattctccttttacatttaaaaaaatggaagtATGTGaattatgataatgttttgCGATAATGTTTTGTACTAGATATGTAACAATGTGCAATGTGCACATTAGTACTcgcagtactttgatttatgaaCAGTTGGGTCattacatttattcattatatttacatctaccaagtatgattccctctatagTTAAACTTAtcgttaattcatagctctatagaaacagccagactgaaatctacacgccccatttatcgactggtcgaaatctacagaggctgaaactgacaagaaaatcacaggacagatatcgacacgccctgtttatcgattggtccaaacctatagcgacctaggaaaaatcacggactgcacgaaataaccatgacgatgtcagactcaaagtctcacaggagacgatttggctgtttcttttaactaacttacttacgtacattaacagtaatttagtgaattttaattactttttctaatcaatttatcaattagcttaaagaaagatgttaatataaacaataaaatgctttctttgatgattcattcgggttataaaggtagtgatcattgcagaaaaaaattacataacccgctaacgcgggttatgtattttttctgcaatgtcactaccttcatatccggaatgaatcaccaaagaaagcattttattgtgtaaatctCTGACTTGAAAGGTGCAAAATCGGAGGAAACTGTGTATACGATAGACAAATGTCCAGCTGTAACACAAGACTTTTCATATCAAGTGTGTTGTCGACTTTTTATATGACTGagtggcattttttttttacattttttaaaacccaTGGAATATGAAAGCTTTGTATTATTCGAATTCAAACAttattaaggaaggagtcttattttgttttcgacttgtcaaaagttaaatgttcattaaatcaagatgaaacaaattaaaatatcattttcaaattttttttactactaTACAACTTGAAATAGTAATAGTAATaaagtttagaatctaacaagaactatatttttggcggaaCATTGGTGTAGGAAAATATAACATGTttttgcaatttagaattgCTGTAGATTCATGAGGTTgattagcatttttaaaacaataacattcatgtgggatttatttttaactaaataaatgtaaagtaATGATAGGATACTTTGCTTTCAGGATATGTTTctgaaatatgatttgcctatcaaattacctTTTGatagctttttaaagcgcccattctaggTAGATTTCTGTGGAAAAATCAGTACTAAAATCGAATTTTCTCTCTTATCAAAAGGTCAATATATTAGTTTTTCTGCCAATTTATATACTTGagtaaaatctttataatataaaaaataagaaatattttattattggaagcatagaaaaataatcaaaatatcttaaaaatataagaaaattagaggaaatgcgggctttaaatatttatttcaaattattagtATAAGCTAATAGACATTTTGATATTCTgtaatttcattgaagaatatcAACTTCTATCGTAGAAATATGTCTGAATAACCGCAGATAActatatatttacttttatcaaCCTTTAAGCTGAGAAAACAGGTAGtaaccttgacctgaccttgatgCTAAAACACGATGgtcaaatttgaatataatgaTACAATCATTTGTTTATATGATCTGTAGGACTCtgtaaaaatttcatgaatttcttaataTAAGAAGTATGTCTGATAACGAGAATGCTCCTTTCTTAATTCTCGCTCTTAGTAATAGAAAGTTTATTGTTAAGAACCATATTGGGACGATGTGATTCTGATGAATATTATAGTAATATGTTCCTTAAAAAACTGTATAGTATTATTCTACCTTTCGAAAACCAATGGTCATTGGCAGTCATGGACTTGTCATGATTATGAAGCTTGTTCACAGTCTAGAGCATAGCTTTGAATTTATCTTTCAACTTGGCGACTTTTTATATGGGTTTAAGAAATACATCTTTTGAGAACATGTAAATTACTGAGAACTCCGGTGACTCTCTAATAGTCTCTATTCTATGATTCTGTGAATAACGCTGTTTCCAGGGCCCGTCGCGGATGGCCTTCACCAAGCCCGTGATAGCGGCGGTGTCGGGTTATGCAGTGGCGGGAGGGATGGAGCTGGCCATGATGTGTGACCTCAGAGTCGTGGAGGAGTCGGCAAAGATGGGGGTATTCTGCAGGAGGTTTGGTAATGTTCTGATATCACTGACAGACATCTCTGTAATTGCTAGCAGTGTCTTATTTTAATACATGGTTTTTACGACGGTGATATCCTATACTCTTAAAGGCAATCCAGACTTTGTTGCAATTCCTGTATATAAATCGTCTGTACAAAATCATGttcataaaaattcattttctaagaattattaTTGATTCCAGTTAGGTTCTGTTTACCCATATTAATATGCTTGGTTCAGGTGTCCCATTAACTGATGGCGGAACAGTACGCTTACCTCGACTAGTGGGACTTTCCCGGGCATTGGATCTCATTCTAACAGGGAGGGAGATAGGAGCGAGGGAAGCACACGAGTTTGGCTTGGCCAACCGAGTGGTTCCCGATGGGAAAGGTAAATCAAGGTTCAAGGCAGccatgatattgttttatttacttcatTCTTAATAgagatgttttaattttttccccTTGTTTTGCAGCCGAAGCACCATATCGTAAATTACATTAACGACTTTTATTTTAGCACTGGATGTTGCAATAGAATTGGCCCAAACGTTGACCAAGTTTCCCCAAAGGTGCATGAATACGGACAGGTCGTCTGCTTATTACAGCACGTATGACGCCAAGAGCATCAATGACGCACTACAACGAGAGTTCACTCAGGGCATAAAGGTCATCACAGAAGAGTCAATTCCAGGTTCGAATATACACAGCCGTAGTTTTATTTTTCCACATAATTGTTCCATATGTAGAATTGGTTTTGAAGTACTGTGAAttcatcattgttcgtgggaGCCCAATGTTCGTggtaacccttgcccacgaatttacatccccacgaacctatacacattcatttttttaaatatttattgaaattaaaatcccGATTATACAACTAGTCAACGAAATCACGTCCCCACTAACtaggaaaattttggctacccacgaacattgactCCCCCAAAAATATAAACGATACCACAGTATGCTTTTATTTTGAAGGTGCTCAGAAATTTTCTAAAGGTCTTGGAAAACATGGTAGCTTTGACATTGGGGATCAAAGTGGACGCAAGTCGAAGCTGTAGTTGTATTACGATAATCGTCTGCGTCTTTGAGCCAGAGTTTAATTTGGACATCATACACGTGTTGCCATCTGTTATGAATTATAGCGAGGGTGTTCTATTGAACTGTTTATAACAGTTATAATACTCAGTACTCAGTGTGCCATATTGTCTTCTTCACTGATCCATTCCTTTTGTAAAAACATAGTATACAGTACTTAATCTCTATATGTTTatacttttactttttttgtaacaTGTATTGTTAATATCGAGTAAAATGTGACATAAAATCACCTAGAAATAGATGTAGTTTGTTGAAACTTCCCCTATCTTATAATTGTTAAAGTTGGTGACTGGTAGGATCTTTTATATGACAGGATACATAAAATTTGAGGTTAACACCCAGGGGAGGGGTGAAGCTAAATTGGTGAGGATGTGAAGCCAAAGGAGATTATCTCACTTGTGTGCACACTAGTATTCCCATCCGCACGGGGTAAGAAAGGCATGTACCCGGATACATTCCAGTCGGAAtgtaatactagtatatatgtgCTCAAGCAGTTTTACCATGTACAACCAAAGACCCGCGAAGACAAGGATGGAAAAAAGCTACATTTGCACCTTCTTGCTAAAATGTCAGGTTCTTAATGCAAAATATGCATGTCGGACCTGGCTCATTTTcgaatcatgttttaaacttgaAATAGCTGTTTATGAATTACGGGACGATCcattttatttggtttaatatatttcattgtaaaaGAAAATGACTTTCATCAAATACCGCACAATGTCACAAACAGAAATACCATCAATATAGaaagaaaaattagaaaaatcagAACAATaaacgtttttattttatttcataatttaatgcaccacatacatgtaaatatctgTAAAATACATGATCAATCATATAGATAGGGTCTGGTAAAATCAGATAATGATAAAACAACAAGTTGAACGTGAGAATGAGACAACCCCCATTTCCTATTGACATCTTTAATTTAACATACTTTGGTGCATTTAAGTTCAGCAATCACTGTGCAAAGCTGCTCTAGTGATCATTG carries:
- the LOC128185478 gene encoding enoyl-CoA hydratase EchA19-like, which translates into the protein MKLPFPWRRKFCRDMGYKLISNRNGSTSASSPVVVDSIGPVSLIGINRPERRNAVDPPTAHILYRAFKDFEGDDSRRVAVLYGKAGNFCAGYDLKALSEAETQNLPGDPANEEIGPMGPSRMAFTKPVIAAVSGYAVAGGMELAMMCDLRVVEESAKMGVFCRRFGVPLTDGGTVRLPRLVGLSRALDLILTGREIGAREAHEFGLANRVVPDGKALDVAIELAQTLTKFPQRCMNTDRSSAYYSTYDAKSINDALQREFTQGIKVITEESIPGAQKFSKGLGKHGSFDIGDQSGRKSKL